In Ignavibacteriales bacterium, the following are encoded in one genomic region:
- a CDS encoding ATP-binding cassette domain-containing protein, whose translation MLKFEDVSFSYNSKTLFENISCFIDKGEFVFIVGESGIGKTTLMKLIYHEEAPNSGNVIFDEYESRKLDKMDIPYLRRKIGIIFQDFKLLNDRNIFENIALPLYIEGQNPELIKKRVYDCASKVGLLDKLNELPYDLSGGERQRVAIARAIVNDPLLILADEPTGNLDPFIAVEILNLLVDINFLGTSVIFSTHNFEIVRRMKDKRILQIKDHKLFEVKMKN comes from the coding sequence ATGCTGAAATTTGAAGACGTATCATTTTCCTACAACTCAAAAACTCTCTTTGAAAATATAAGCTGTTTCATTGATAAAGGAGAATTTGTATTTATTGTAGGCGAGAGTGGCATCGGAAAAACCACTTTAATGAAGCTGATTTACCATGAGGAAGCGCCAAATAGCGGAAATGTCATCTTCGACGAATATGAATCCCGCAAGCTGGATAAAATGGACATCCCTTACCTAAGGAGAAAGATTGGCATAATCTTCCAGGACTTTAAGCTCCTTAATGACAGGAATATCTTCGAAAACATCGCCCTCCCATTGTACATCGAAGGTCAAAATCCCGAGCTCATAAAAAAACGCGTTTACGACTGCGCTTCAAAAGTAGGCTTACTGGACAAACTAAATGAACTGCCGTATGACCTCTCTGGCGGTGAGAGACAGCGCGTAGCCATTGCCCGTGCCATCGTAAATGACCCATTACTCATCCTCGCCGACGAGCCTACCGGAAACCTCGATCCCTTCATCGCCGTCGAGATCCTAAACCTCCTCGTGGATATAAATTTCCTCGGGACTTCCGTTATTTTCTCTACACACAATTTCGAAATAGTAAGAAGAATGAAGGATAAACGCATCCTTCAGATCAAGGATCACAAACTATTTGAAGTGAAAATGAAGAATTGA
- the pdxA gene encoding 4-hydroxythreonine-4-phosphate dehydrogenase PdxA, whose amino-acid sequence MKPRLSKPRILLTIGDPNGIGPEIILKIFSNKKNTSEFDLHVVGSKSILDQYANRLKLPKINAGKVIDITDGKKFHTNPGKIDSLAGKLSGTAIKKAIELCLTEEFDAMVTLPISKEAFNKAGYHYPGHTEMLADLAGDGSTAMIMYSQGLILSLITVHIPLSYVSKALSKKLIIQKTIIINNSLVKDFGIKHPKIGILALNPHAGDGGMLGTTEIDKIIPSIKGLKDAGFNVEGPFPADGYFASGMYKKFDATIAMYHDQGLIPFKMISKNKGVNYTGGISLIRTSPNHGTGFDIAGKGIADPNSTLEAIKLADKLTKIT is encoded by the coding sequence ATGAAGCCGAGATTAAGTAAACCGCGTATCCTTCTCACCATTGGAGATCCTAACGGGATTGGACCTGAGATCATACTCAAGATCTTTTCAAACAAAAAAAATACCTCTGAATTCGATCTCCATGTTGTTGGATCAAAAAGTATACTCGATCAATATGCAAACAGATTAAAACTTCCAAAAATTAATGCCGGAAAGGTTATTGACATTACTGATGGGAAAAAATTTCATACTAATCCCGGAAAGATCGATAGCCTGGCTGGGAAACTATCGGGCACCGCTATCAAAAAAGCCATAGAGCTTTGTCTGACCGAAGAGTTTGACGCTATGGTGACATTGCCCATTTCAAAAGAAGCATTTAATAAAGCTGGGTATCATTATCCCGGGCATACAGAAATGCTGGCTGATCTTGCCGGGGACGGATCGACAGCCATGATCATGTATTCACAAGGTCTGATTTTATCTTTAATTACTGTACATATTCCCTTAAGTTACGTAAGTAAAGCTCTTTCCAAAAAACTGATTATTCAAAAGACGATAATTATTAATAATTCTTTAGTGAAGGATTTTGGGATAAAACATCCGAAGATTGGAATACTGGCTTTGAATCCTCACGCTGGAGACGGAGGTATGCTTGGTACGACTGAAATCGATAAGATTATTCCTTCCATAAAAGGATTAAAAGATGCTGGATTTAACGTTGAGGGTCCTTTTCCCGCTGACGGATATTTTGCATCGGGGATGTATAAAAAGTTCGATGCAACGATTGCAATGTACCATGATCAGGGACTCATCCCGTTTAAAATGATATCGAAGAATAAAGGAGTTAATTATACCGGTGGAATTAGCCTTATACGCACTTCCCCAAATCACGGAACCGGGTTTGACATCGCCGGAAAAGGTATTGCAGATCCCAATAGCACACTTGAAGCAATAAAGCTGGCAGACAAATTGACAAAAATCACCTAA
- a CDS encoding T9SS type A sorting domain-containing protein, with amino-acid sequence MNQKKLFSIVACAVFAMIFLFGFSGDDNRLSTTTSSWQSSSSEIVVTNGNQPDGIGAWTTGMNFPVPLTDLSHGQGFERNDTAWVFILGGEANLTDVRRYNVNTDTWSTVAPLPSGRDRGASARLVDSLYMVGGANTSTTYSNTLFRYDVNGNSWTSRANIPQNVGWGKAAGYQDSLIYLVGGYNGSATLNTVYVYNCISDTWRTCTSLPAVRFGGAMAIVGDTIVYAGGVDGAAVVNVTYRGVINQSDRSVITWNTGAPMPAPVSTGMFRIDGHTWADRGMILTGGSTAVPFSSVSNICLVYSPGADSWTQQANKPTAWTAGQSGVVKYSSGIWKLVCASGYSGVTQLTQTEILTDTILVTSVTNNGSGIPQQFKLSQNYPNPFNPSTKISFSIPRSGFVTLKVYDMLGSEVQTIVSEQLNAGEYISEFDGAKLSSGTYFYRIQVGDFVETKKMILIK; translated from the coding sequence ATGAATCAGAAAAAACTTTTTAGCATTGTCGCATGTGCGGTATTTGCGATGATATTTTTATTTGGGTTTTCCGGAGATGATAACAGGCTAAGCACAACGACATCATCCTGGCAAAGTTCATCATCAGAAATCGTAGTAACAAACGGTAACCAGCCGGATGGAATCGGTGCATGGACTACCGGAATGAATTTTCCGGTGCCACTAACAGACCTCAGCCATGGTCAGGGATTTGAAAGAAATGATACTGCCTGGGTATTTATATTAGGAGGTGAAGCAAACCTAACAGATGTAAGAAGGTATAACGTCAATACCGATACATGGAGTACTGTAGCTCCGCTTCCGTCGGGAAGAGACAGAGGCGCTTCAGCAAGATTGGTAGATTCTCTTTACATGGTCGGCGGCGCAAATACATCTACTACCTATTCGAACACTCTTTTTCGTTATGACGTTAATGGAAATTCCTGGACTTCAAGAGCAAATATACCTCAAAATGTTGGCTGGGGAAAAGCAGCAGGATACCAGGATAGTTTGATATATCTTGTTGGCGGATACAACGGATCAGCGACGTTAAATACGGTTTACGTTTACAATTGTATCTCAGATACCTGGAGAACATGTACCAGTTTACCAGCAGTAAGATTTGGCGGAGCAATGGCAATAGTAGGTGATACTATTGTTTATGCCGGTGGTGTTGACGGTGCCGCAGTTGTGAATGTTACATATAGAGGTGTAATAAACCAGAGTGACAGAAGCGTAATTACATGGAATACAGGTGCTCCTATGCCTGCCCCGGTATCGACAGGAATGTTCAGGATCGACGGACACACATGGGCAGACAGAGGTATGATACTAACCGGAGGAAGCACAGCGGTTCCATTTTCCAGTGTATCAAACATATGTCTTGTTTATAGTCCCGGCGCAGATTCATGGACGCAGCAGGCAAATAAACCAACTGCTTGGACTGCCGGACAAAGCGGTGTTGTAAAGTACAGCAGCGGAATCTGGAAGTTGGTTTGTGCCTCCGGTTATAGTGGTGTCACACAACTGACCCAAACAGAGATATTAACAGATACAATTCTTGTAACATCTGTTACGAATAATGGAAGCGGTATACCGCAGCAATTCAAATTATCTCAAAACTATCCTAATCCATTCAATCCTTCAACAAAGATCAGCTTCTCTATTCCAAGGTCAGGATTTGTAACTCTTAAAGTATATGACATGCTTGGAAGTGAAGTTCAGACGATTGTTAGTGAGCAATTGAATGCCGGAGAATATATATCTGAATTTGATGGCGCAAAGCTGTCGAGTGGAACATATTTTTACAGGATCCAGGTCGGCGACTTTGTCGAAACTAAAAAAATGATCCTGATAAAATAA
- a CDS encoding T9SS type A sorting domain-containing protein has product MEKKVITYPGMTKFLFVTLILLAFSCNILLAQNFTDSFIDLEGSSGGTVKWVDVNGDDYLDIFISGSNSGSKNAFCTIYLNQAGTHFTNSKLYFPPVNYGSADWGDYDNDGDPDLLLIGMVDQLQGSVICKIYKNNMPEGFTPVDFGFKGVFNGTANWIDFDNDGDLDIFTTGLDLYNQVSANFYENKDGVFYEKSISITPAYGGSVTVCDVDKDQDMDIILSGKRTINSTNSINTKVYLNNSKNGFKEVDLGLLGVYNSYISWGDYDSDGNSDILLTGLSQDPDSENSPTSVTKIYRNQGGLNFSPVESQIVGIHKGIGVWGDCDNDGKNDILISGGVLNDIYTSMNRTTKVYLNRSLSFTEITNAPFLSLTNTSGAWGDYDNDNDLDVIIAGLDNKSNDVTRVYINHSDYPNSIPVEPKGLTTSIDNGSDSMIRIQWLPGFDNNSSPKSLTYNLRVGTTPDGCEIMAPNANVQTGFVKMPVRGNVDNNTSWWLKNLPPGTYYWSVQSIDNSFSGSPFTPTQSFIVKQSVGIAQISSVPEKFALQQNYPNPFNPSTKIRYSLPGNTNVKLSIFNSLGQKIDELLNQDLSAGTYEAVWNAKTSSGEALSSGIYFYTIETKFGIESRKMLLIK; this is encoded by the coding sequence ATGGAGAAAAAAGTTATAACATATCCCGGTATGACAAAATTCCTTTTTGTCACTCTTATATTATTGGCATTCTCCTGTAATATACTTCTGGCACAGAATTTCACTGATTCATTTATTGATTTAGAGGGATCTTCAGGCGGTACTGTTAAGTGGGTTGATGTGAATGGCGATGATTACCTCGATATTTTTATTAGTGGATCAAACTCCGGCAGTAAAAATGCATTCTGCACGATATACCTTAATCAAGCCGGAACACATTTTACTAATTCAAAATTATATTTCCCGCCTGTTAACTATGGTTCGGCAGACTGGGGCGATTACGATAATGATGGTGACCCCGACTTGTTATTAATAGGAATGGTCGATCAATTACAAGGTTCCGTTATTTGTAAGATCTATAAAAATAATATGCCGGAAGGTTTCACTCCAGTTGATTTTGGATTCAAAGGCGTTTTTAATGGCACTGCAAACTGGATCGATTTTGACAACGACGGTGACCTGGATATTTTCACTACCGGACTTGACCTGTATAATCAAGTCTCGGCCAATTTTTATGAGAATAAAGACGGAGTCTTTTACGAAAAGTCGATATCTATTACACCTGCTTACGGTGGCTCGGTCACTGTTTGTGACGTAGACAAAGATCAGGATATGGATATAATTTTATCCGGCAAACGAACTATCAACTCAACCAACAGCATTAATACAAAAGTATATCTTAATAATTCAAAGAACGGTTTTAAAGAAGTTGACTTAGGGTTGCTTGGAGTCTATAATTCCTATATATCATGGGGCGACTACGATAGTGACGGCAACTCTGACATACTGCTTACCGGGCTGTCACAAGACCCTGATAGCGAAAATTCTCCGACAAGTGTTACCAAAATATATAGAAACCAGGGCGGATTAAACTTTTCGCCCGTGGAAAGCCAGATAGTAGGTATTCATAAAGGAATAGGTGTCTGGGGCGACTGCGATAATGACGGCAAAAATGATATTCTCATTTCAGGCGGTGTTCTAAATGATATTTATACATCTATGAATAGGACAACGAAAGTGTACCTGAATAGATCTTTATCATTTACCGAAATAACTAATGCACCATTTTTAAGTCTTACCAATACGTCAGGTGCCTGGGGTGATTATGATAACGATAACGATCTGGATGTGATTATTGCAGGGCTGGATAATAAATCAAATGATGTAACTCGCGTTTATATTAATCATAGTGACTACCCTAATTCGATCCCTGTCGAACCTAAGGGTCTTACAACATCCATTGATAATGGCAGTGACAGTATGATTAGGATACAATGGCTTCCGGGATTCGACAATAATTCTTCTCCAAAATCACTTACATATAATTTAAGAGTTGGTACAACTCCCGATGGCTGTGAGATAATGGCTCCAAATGCAAATGTTCAAACTGGATTCGTTAAGATGCCTGTAAGGGGAAACGTTGATAACAATACAAGCTGGTGGCTGAAAAACCTTCCACCGGGAACTTACTACTGGAGTGTACAAAGTATAGATAATTCGTTCTCTGGTTCGCCATTCACTCCAACCCAATCCTTTATAGTTAAACAATCAGTAGGAATTGCGCAGATTAGCTCGGTGCCTGAAAAGTTTGCTCTTCAGCAAAACTACCCGAATCCGTTCAATCCTTCTACAAAAATAAGATATTCTCTCCCCGGTAATACCAATGTAAAACTGTCCATTTTTAATTCACTGGGACAAAAAATAGACGAATTGCTAAATCAGGATCTTTCGGCTGGAACATATGAAGCTGTATGGAATGCAAAAACTTCATCAGGAGAGGCGCTATCATCAGGTATTTACTTTTATACCATTGAAACAAAGTTTGGAATTGAATCAAGAAAAATGCTTTTGATCAAATAA
- a CDS encoding T9SS type A sorting domain-containing protein: MKKIFSIPLMTIFVCLGLFFGYSFMDDPADYNSNVNESTINPENYDFNSGTTATWTTLTASPHAQSRSCLAWVKIGGVDYIYQFGGGSGALLNNVARYNVNTMTWTNNYSSMPQQISAGTAVVMDDSLLYVFGGSSPSLGFTLKYNYITNTWTTMANMPTPVTDAGCVKHGSNVYVVGGGTGLFGTGYFNTVQVYNTLTNTYSAATNYPVAAGMMGIGIQGDTIITAGGWDGAAGIANAYKGIINSGNPALITWTPIANYPGGAVTRMASAPVKLGTGGGVMFAGGAIGGATLTATSYLYNMCTGSWETLPDISLARSNFKGASMNGSQAYICGGFTTVGVGTFERIDFTDITGNCFTGGGSTTLCFTRGGLFKAIPDNGPAGVYDTINVTNNMGTLDDITVSIDSLVHTYIGDIIAQLSHGGQTDTLCSRMGTGTFGNSTSNMIDVRFSDSSSTAISSLSNTTNPSGGTYLPGGRTGVDSLKKHFVRPGGPPTQMQGQWILWVRDAATQDSGQLRRWSICFHSGNITQVFSNGNETPDRYVLSQNYPNPFNPSTKINFSIPKAGFVSLKVYDMLGREVKTLVSEQLSAGEFIADFDGSTLASGTYFYRIQVGDFVEVKKMVLLK, from the coding sequence ATGAAAAAAATTTTCTCGATTCCATTAATGACTATTTTCGTTTGTCTTGGATTATTCTTCGGTTATTCGTTTATGGATGATCCTGCAGATTACAATAGTAATGTAAACGAAAGTACAATAAATCCTGAGAATTATGATTTTAATTCAGGAACAACGGCAACGTGGACTACCCTAACAGCATCTCCACACGCACAATCAAGAAGCTGCTTAGCATGGGTAAAGATAGGTGGGGTAGATTACATTTACCAATTTGGCGGTGGATCAGGCGCCCTGCTTAATAATGTAGCCAGATATAATGTAAATACGATGACCTGGACAAATAATTACAGCTCAATGCCGCAGCAGATCTCTGCCGGAACGGCTGTAGTTATGGACGACAGTTTATTATATGTATTTGGCGGCAGCAGTCCATCTCTTGGATTCACGTTGAAATACAATTATATCACGAATACGTGGACAACGATGGCAAACATGCCTACCCCGGTAACAGATGCAGGCTGTGTAAAGCATGGATCAAATGTTTATGTTGTTGGCGGTGGTACAGGTCTATTTGGAACAGGATACTTTAATACAGTGCAGGTATATAACACCCTTACAAATACATATTCAGCAGCAACAAATTATCCTGTAGCCGCAGGTATGATGGGAATCGGTATCCAGGGTGATACAATAATCACAGCCGGCGGATGGGATGGAGCTGCCGGTATTGCAAACGCATACAAGGGTATTATAAATAGTGGAAATCCAGCCCTTATTACATGGACACCAATCGCAAATTATCCCGGCGGCGCAGTTACGAGAATGGCTTCTGCACCTGTAAAACTAGGAACCGGTGGCGGAGTTATGTTTGCCGGTGGCGCTATTGGAGGAGCTACATTGACGGCAACTTCATACCTCTATAATATGTGTACAGGTTCCTGGGAGACATTGCCAGATATTTCCCTGGCACGCTCTAACTTTAAGGGTGCAAGCATGAACGGATCCCAGGCATATATTTGTGGCGGGTTTACAACAGTAGGTGTTGGTACATTTGAAAGGATAGATTTCACGGATATAACAGGAAACTGCTTTACCGGCGGCGGCAGCACTACGCTCTGCTTTACAAGAGGCGGTCTGTTTAAGGCTATTCCTGACAATGGTCCAGCCGGTGTTTATGATACTATCAATGTAACCAACAATATGGGAACACTCGATGATATTACTGTAAGCATTGATTCCCTTGTTCATACATATATAGGTGATATAATTGCACAACTGAGCCATGGCGGTCAAACAGATACATTATGCAGTAGAATGGGTACAGGAACATTTGGCAACAGTACAAGTAACATGATCGATGTTAGATTCTCAGATTCCTCAAGTACTGCTATCAGTTCTCTAAGCAATACTACAAATCCGTCAGGAGGTACTTATCTCCCGGGTGGCAGGACAGGTGTCGACTCACTTAAGAAACACTTTGTAAGACCAGGAGGACCTCCAACCCAGATGCAGGGTCAGTGGATCCTTTGGGTTAGAGATGCGGCAACACAGGATAGTGGACAATTAAGAAGATGGTCAATTTGTTTCCACAGTGGAAATATCACTCAAGTATTCTCGAATGGAAATGAAACACCGGATAGGTATGTATTAAGTCAGAATTATCCAAATCCATTCAACCCATCGACAAAGATCAACTTCTCAATACCTAAGGCTGGATTTGTAAGCTTAAAGGTATATGATATGCTTGGCAGAGAGGTCAAAACACTTGTTAGCGAGCAATTATCAGCAGGCGAATTTATTGCTGATTTTGACGGATCAACTCTAGCGAGCGGAACCTATTTTTACAGGATTCAAGTAGGAGATTTCGTCGAAGTGAAGAAAATGGTACTCCTCAAATAA
- the rsfS gene encoding ribosome silencing factor — translation MKGKELAEKIAQLMLDKKGEDVKIFDIRDITTVVDYFVICSASSDTQVRAIANHIKDETGKMGEKPWHNEGLNNLSWVLMDYVNVVVHIFLNETRRFYNLEGLWADAEIIEVKDEAEIK, via the coding sequence ATGAAAGGAAAAGAACTCGCCGAAAAGATTGCGCAGTTGATGCTTGATAAAAAAGGAGAAGATGTAAAGATTTTTGACATTAGGGATATCACCACAGTTGTAGATTATTTTGTAATATGCTCCGCCTCCTCGGATACACAGGTTAGAGCGATAGCCAATCATATTAAAGATGAAACCGGTAAGATGGGAGAGAAACCCTGGCATAATGAAGGTTTGAACAACCTCAGCTGGGTACTTATGGATTATGTTAACGTAGTTGTCCATATATTCCTTAATGAAACCCGGAGATTCTATAACCTCGAAGGGCTTTGGGCGGATGCGGAAATTATTGAAGTAAAGGATGAAGCCGAGATTAAGTAA
- a CDS encoding T9SS type A sorting domain-containing protein translates to MKQKKLISIIACAVLAITFLFGFSGDDDRLSTTTSSWQTSSSEVVVTNGNQPDLVGAWTSGTNFPAPLTDLSHGQGFERNDTAWVFIIGGEANLTDVRRYNVNTDTWSTVAPLPSGRDRGASARLKDSLYMVGGANTSTTYSNTLYRYDINGNSWSSKANIPQNIGWGKAAGYQDSLIYLVGGYNGSATLSTVYVYNCISDTWRTCTSLPAVRFGGAMAIVGDTIVYAAGVDGAAIVNTTYRGVINQSDRSMITWTTGAPMPAPVSTGMFRIDGHTWGNRGMILTGGSTAVAFSSVSNVCLIYSPGADSWTQEANKPTPWTAGQSGVVKYSNGIWKLVCASGYGGSSQIAQTEIFTDTLSAPPGGNTTLVLTHDTTITGGAKRLADKDSLFAYLPQQVSGYDYMTFDTNTVLPSLTGYKTIIIQETSFDAITCRWLGQNAKDQLKAWLGSGTPADKKALLMMGADLGYNYSRTASNGDDTVFSHQMGGYVFRVDNGMNASPYQTMGVGIDVGQTRNMTSTPAGNGYYPDGCTPVNGAVSLYKYRTQTAADTLGGVARNTSGYVFASLFQDPRYFTDGDFKPVLEALIGYLVSNGATITGHQNISTIIPDKFVLSQNYPNPFNPSTKINFSIPKAGFVTLKVYDMLGREVKTLVSDQLTAGEYVSEFDGALLSSGTYFYRIQAGDFVETKRMVLVK, encoded by the coding sequence ATGAAGCAGAAGAAACTTATTAGTATTATCGCTTGCGCAGTACTTGCGATAACATTTTTATTTGGGTTTTCCGGAGACGATGACAGATTAAGCACTACAACATCGTCCTGGCAAACTTCATCATCTGAAGTCGTTGTAACAAACGGCAACCAGCCTGATCTTGTTGGTGCATGGACTTCAGGTACGAATTTTCCAGCACCACTTACAGATCTCAGCCATGGTCAGGGATTTGAAAGAAATGATACAGCCTGGGTGTTTATAATCGGCGGCGAAGCAAACCTAACAGATGTAAGAAGGTATAACGTCAATACCGATACATGGAGCACAGTAGCCCCTCTTCCATCAGGAAGGGACAGAGGCGCTTCAGCAAGGTTAAAAGACTCTCTTTATATGGTTGGCGGTGCAAATACATCCACAACTTATTCTAACACTCTTTATCGTTACGATATTAATGGAAATTCCTGGTCTTCAAAAGCTAATATACCTCAGAACATTGGTTGGGGAAAGGCTGCCGGATATCAGGATAGTTTGATCTATCTTGTTGGCGGATATAACGGTTCTGCAACTCTTAGTACGGTTTATGTTTACAATTGTATCTCCGATACCTGGAGAACATGTACCAGTTTACCGGCAGTAAGGTTTGGCGGAGCTATGGCAATAGTAGGTGATACTATAGTTTATGCAGCGGGTGTCGATGGTGCTGCGATCGTAAATACCACGTATAGAGGGGTAATAAACCAGAGTGACAGAAGTATGATAACATGGACAACCGGCGCGCCGATGCCTGCCCCTGTGTCAACGGGAATGTTTAGGATCGACGGTCATACATGGGGAAATAGGGGTATGATACTTACAGGAGGAAGCACAGCAGTAGCATTCTCCAGTGTATCAAATGTATGTCTAATCTACAGCCCTGGAGCAGATTCATGGACTCAAGAGGCAAATAAACCGACTCCGTGGACAGCAGGACAAAGCGGTGTAGTAAAGTACAGCAACGGAATCTGGAAGCTTGTCTGCGCGTCGGGTTACGGCGGATCGAGTCAGATAGCTCAAACCGAGATATTTACCGATACGCTTTCGGCTCCTCCGGGAGGTAATACCACGCTTGTCCTTACTCATGATACAACGATTACAGGCGGTGCAAAGAGATTAGCTGATAAGGACTCATTATTTGCTTATTTACCTCAACAGGTCTCAGGATATGATTATATGACCTTTGATACTAATACTGTACTGCCAAGTTTGACCGGCTACAAGACAATTATAATTCAGGAGACAAGCTTCGATGCAATTACTTGTAGGTGGCTTGGTCAAAATGCTAAAGATCAGCTCAAAGCATGGCTCGGCTCAGGAACTCCAGCTGACAAAAAAGCTCTTCTAATGATGGGTGCAGATCTGGGATATAACTACAGCCGAACCGCATCAAACGGTGATGATACAGTATTTTCACACCAAATGGGTGGATATGTATTCAGAGTCGATAATGGAATGAATGCATCTCCATATCAAACGATGGGAGTAGGAATAGATGTGGGGCAAACAAGGAATATGACAAGTACTCCTGCCGGTAATGGATATTATCCTGACGGATGTACACCAGTTAATGGTGCAGTATCATTATATAAGTACAGGACCCAAACTGCAGCTGATACTCTAGGAGGTGTTGCAAGAAATACTTCCGGATATGTATTTGCTTCTTTATTCCAGGATCCGAGATATTTCACAGATGGGGATTTCAAACCTGTACTGGAAGCTTTGATAGGGTACCTGGTTTCAAACGGCGCTACGATCACCGGACACCAGAACATATCAACAATTATTCCGGATAAGTTCGTGCTCAGCCAAAACTATCCGAATCCGTTTAACCCATCAACAAAGATCAACTTCTCTATTCCAAAAGCAGGATTTGTTACTTTAAAGGTATATGATATGCTTGGAAGGGAAGTTAAAACACTTGTAAGCGACCAGTTAACTGCGGGAGAATATGTTTCTGAATTTGACGGAGCACTACTGTCAAGCGGAACATACTTCTACAGAATTCAAGCTGGAGATTTTGTTGAAACAAAGCGAATGGTTCTTGTTAAGTAA
- a CDS encoding LytR C-terminal domain-containing protein → MAKTGPKDSSKKKITNAVLNFSILALLLVCGYLVFSIVSKSVSSKNKKPVEITDTTNKITNQPNLTMQLDVRNGTGEDGVAKLFTDFLREKGFDVVEMGNFNTEDQEKSLILDRKGNKQNCKKIATALGISDKNVIQQINKELLIDATVVIGKDYKELTPFLKKKTN, encoded by the coding sequence ATGGCAAAAACCGGTCCTAAAGATAGCAGTAAAAAAAAGATCACAAATGCTGTTCTGAACTTTTCTATACTGGCTTTGCTTTTGGTTTGTGGATATCTTGTTTTTTCGATTGTAAGCAAATCGGTTTCCTCAAAGAACAAAAAACCCGTCGAGATCACCGACACAACCAATAAGATCACTAACCAGCCAAATCTTACGATGCAGCTGGACGTGAGAAATGGTACAGGTGAAGACGGTGTAGCAAAATTATTTACCGACTTTCTTAGAGAAAAAGGTTTTGATGTAGTTGAAATGGGTAACTTTAATACCGAAGATCAGGAAAAAAGCCTGATACTGGATAGAAAGGGAAATAAACAAAACTGTAAAAAGATTGCTACTGCACTCGGTATTAGTGATAAAAATGTCATTCAGCAGATCAATAAAGAATTGCTAATAGATGCTACCGTTGTAATTGGGAAAGACTATAAAGAATTAACTCCGTTTTTAAAAAAGAAAACTAACTAA